The DNA sequence ATGAGATAAATGTTATTGAGAATTTCTAAATCCTCTTATTATAATTGTATGTTTTCGTGCAATGTAATTATTTGCAAAAGTACTAAATTGAAATAAAATGGTTCTGTTCTTTTTTCTTCAAAACTTATTTTTATTTGAATAGTATCAACTTTTAATTATTCTTTACCGGAAAGGGTTGTGCTTTTTCATTCGTTTTTGCCTTCATATCATCACAGATATTTTCTAAAATTTAATTAATCTGCTTTCTCATTAGAATTGCTGCTGACAAACATTTCGTTGCGCTCTTCTGAGACAATATCCATAAACCGATCGTAATGTTTTAGTACATCTGAAATTAATTCATTTTTAGTAAAATATTGAATGTCATAACTCTCTCTGGTATCTCCAAAATAGGCTATGGGAAAGAAGGCTCCCTTTTCTTGAACTTCTGGAAGATTATCTTCGTCAATCAAAAAATTAGAAACCTTTTTTGAAGTCGTTTCTACTCCGTAGATGAAATTGTTAATCACATCATATTTAATTTCCAGTTCAATCTTAACAGGATTTGTGTGATGGTTAATATTGGCTACAATTCCATTTGCTGCGAACTCTGTCTGCAAATCGGTGAAAGCCTGCTTCACTAAAGTACCTATAAAAAAGTCTACAGATTTGCGGTCTTTCGTGGCCACAATAAGTTTTAATCGTTCTTTCCATAATCTCCCCGACCATGGAACAGTGGCTTTTGAGAAGGAACGGTCATAGTAAGATTGGTCGATGCTCAACGCTTTTAATAAACTTACAATAAATAATAACATGATGATTGAAAATGGTAAAGCAGTAATCAGCGTCATACTTTGTAAAGCTTTTAAACCACCAGCATTAAGAAGTAATAAAGCCAATATTGCTAATAATCCTCCCCATAAAATGGTTTGCCATTTCGGAGATTTTACTGCATTTTTAGTAGCGATACTATTCATTACGAAAATACCCGAATCTGCCGAAGTCACAAAAAAGATGATCACAATAAGGATGGTCATAAAACTCGCAATGGTCGATAAGGGTAAGTATTCTAAAAACTGAAACATCAGCGCATCTGGATTTCCAGCTACGGCACTTAGAGCACCTTTGCCAATATTCATGTCAAACCAAATCGCACTGTTTCCAAAAACAGTCATCCAGATAAAATTGAACAAAGATGGAATGACTAATACGGCAACAATAAATTCACGGATCGTTCTGCCTTTAGATATTTTAGCGATAAAAAGTCCCACGTACGGCGACCAGGAAATCCACCAAGCCCAGTAGAGTATCGTCCAGTCATAAAACCAAGGCAACGCAGCTTTATCATAAACGTGAGTGCCGAAGGTTAAATTAAAAAAGTTGTTGATATAATTACCCAGACCTTCCGTAAAACTTCCAATCAAAAAAACAGTTGGACCTAACATTAAGACAAACAAAAGCAGACCAACTACTAATATTACGTTGATATTACTTAGTAATTTAATTCCTTTATCAACGCCGGTTAACGCTGATATGACAGCCAGAGATACTAAAACTCCGACGATAAGAATTTGATAAATAAAACTGGTATCTGGAACAATATGTAAAAACTGTAAACCAGAATTGATCTGAACGACTCCAAAACCTAAAGTCGTCGTGATTCCAAAAAAGGTGCTGCAAAGTGCAAATACGTCAATCACATTTCCCCAGGCGCCATCAGTTTTATTTTTTAAAAGTGGATAGAAACAACTTCTTAAGGATAAAGGCAGTTTAAGACGATAAGCAAAATAGGAAAGTGCTAAACCTACCAACCCATAAATTGCCCAGGCATGAATTCCCCAATGAAAGAAAGAGTAGAGTTGAGCATTCTTTGCTTTATTGACGTAATGTTCTAAACCAAAGACTTCAGAGGTATAATGCTGCATCGGCTCGGCGACTCCAAAATACATCAATCCGATTCCCATACCTGCAGAAAATAGCATTGCGATCCAGGAAAAGAAAGAATGTTCTGGTCTGCTGTCATTATCGCCGAGGCGAATGTTTCCATACTTGCTAAATAAAAGATAAACCAGAAAAA is a window from the Kaistella flava (ex Peng et al. 2021) genome containing:
- a CDS encoding BCCT family transporter encodes the protein MSSAKFGTALSLLPSALLSTKKTIFMFKSTLNKGIFIPSMVFILLVSIISVLYPEMADKILNVIKNFIFVNLNWVYVWSVTCFVIFLVYLLFSKYGNIRLGDNDSRPEHSFFSWIAMLFSAGMGIGLMYFGVAEPMQHYTSEVFGLEHYVNKAKNAQLYSFFHWGIHAWAIYGLVGLALSYFAYRLKLPLSLRSCFYPLLKNKTDGAWGNVIDVFALCSTFFGITTTLGFGVVQINSGLQFLHIVPDTSFIYQILIVGVLVSLAVISALTGVDKGIKLLSNINVILVVGLLLFVLMLGPTVFLIGSFTEGLGNYINNFFNLTFGTHVYDKAALPWFYDWTILYWAWWISWSPYVGLFIAKISKGRTIREFIVAVLVIPSLFNFIWMTVFGNSAIWFDMNIGKGALSAVAGNPDALMFQFLEYLPLSTIASFMTILIVIIFFVTSADSGIFVMNSIATKNAVKSPKWQTILWGGLLAILALLLLNAGGLKALQSMTLITALPFSIIMLLFIVSLLKALSIDQSYYDRSFSKATVPWSGRLWKERLKLIVATKDRKSVDFFIGTLVKQAFTDLQTEFAANGIVANINHHTNPVKIELEIKYDVINNFIYGVETTSKKVSNFLIDEDNLPEVQEKGAFFPIAYFGDTRESYDIQYFTKNELISDVLKHYDRFMDIVSEERNEMFVSSNSNEKAD